In Maniola hyperantus chromosome 20, iAphHyp1.2, whole genome shotgun sequence, the following are encoded in one genomic region:
- the LOC117992034 gene encoding nose resistant to fluoxetine protein 6-like isoform X1 has product MLILLAVTSLATGLHVFGKFCGRFQGNRYLLAFSVKNNWQILTHIRSTPKAEDRTSDLSALEGIRFLGTLGVISTHVTIVYLYSFIDNPEFIESMFDHIPTQLAFNSPLWMQVFFSISGFLTAYFTLIYAEKKSLTVGKCVLSFINRFIRLTPVAMLGIWFTIAYPRLGVGPQWQLLVARESHDCTERWWYHLLYVHNHLTLGKFCMGHTWYLAVDMQLHILGSVLLLVFLRWRKSIAPVILALVSSSIVATGLIAYFYDLSPIITAQTPEIVSNMFRGSELMTKLYLPVWTNLCGYLFGFAVAFIYHSNQVKGVKLNEVKWFNLVFHATLTLALCVTLAGVAFLSDTKPPRWAAILYSSFDRVLVALCFNIFLLGCFSNCKSVLRDALSWRGFHVLGRLSYSVFIVHFIIMRMTVASNTQIGHISFYTMISLLIVSSVLSYVVAIPVYLLVEMPFIQLWKAIVGEDKKKGDEDYNQNQAAPTKLNIVRVRSKRTDTNEV; this is encoded by the exons ATGCTGATCCTATTGGCGGTGACGTCCTTGGCAACTGGACTGCATGTCTTTGGCAAATTCTGCGGGAGATTTCAAG GTAACAGATATCTTCTGGCATTTTCCGTCAAAAATAACTGGCAAATATTGACGCACATCAGGTCAACGCCGAAAGCGGAAGACCGCACGAGCGACCTGAGCGCATTAGAAGGCATAAG GTTCTTAGGAACTCTGGGCGTCATCTCGACTCACGTTACCATTGTATACCTCTACTCTTTCATCGATAATCCTGAATTCATTGAAAGT ATGTTCGACCACATCCCTACTCAGCTGGCCTTCAACTCGCCGCTATGGATGCAGGTGTTCTTCTCCATCTCAGGCTTCCTCACCGCATACTTCACGCTTATCTACGCGGAGAAGAAATCGCTTACTGTCGGCAAATGCGTGCTCTCTTTCATCAATCGGTTTATAAG GTTAACGCCAGTAGCGATGTTGGGCATATGGTTCACTATCGCGTACCCACGGCTGGGCGTTGGGCCCCAGTGGCAGCTGCTGGTGGCGCGAGAGTCGCACGACTGCACCGAGCGCTGGTGGTACCACCTGTTGTACGTGCACAACCATCTCACGCTGGGCAAGTTCTGCATGGGCCACACGTG GTATCTGGCAGTAGACATGCAGCTACATATCCTGGGCTCGGTTCTGCTGCTGGTGTTCCTGCGCTGGAGGAAGAGCATAGCGCCAGTGATCTTAGCGCTGGTTTCCAGCTCCATCGTCGCCACCGGCCTGATTGCGTACTTTTACGACCTCTCGCCTATCATTACAGCACAGACTCCTGA AATCGTCAGCAACATGTTCCGGGGCTCGGAGCTGATGACGAAGCTTTACTTGCCGGTGTGGACCAACTTGTGTGGCTACCTGTTCGGCTTCGCTGTAGCCTTCATCTACCACAGCAACCAGGTCAAAGGCGTCAAACTCAACGAAGTCAAG TGGTTCAACCTCGTGTTCCACGCAACACTAACGCTGGCCCTCTGCGTGACTCTGGCGGGCGTGGCGTTCCTCTCAGACACCAAGCCTCCGCGCTGGGCGGCCATCCTCTACAGCTCCTTCGACCGCGTGCTCGTCGCGCTGTGCTTTAACATCTTCCTGCTGGGATGCTTCAGCAATTGCAAAT CTGTACTCCGCGACGCACTATCCTGGCGAGGCTTCCACGTGCTGGGGCGGCTCTCGTACTCCGTGTTCATCGTACACTTCATCATCATGCGCATGACTGTCGCCAGTAACACGCAGATCGGACACATCTCCTTCTATACCATG ATCTCTTTATTAATAGTCAGTTCAGTCCTCTCCTACGTCGTCGCCATACCAGTCTACCTCCTTGTAGAGATGCCCTTCATCCAACTCTGGAAAGCTATCGTTGGTGAAGATAAGAAGAAGGGAGATGAAGATTATAATCAGAATCAGGCAGCTCCGACCAAGTTGAATATTGTTAGAGTTAGAAGTAAAAGAACTGATACCAATGAAGTTTAA
- the LOC117992034 gene encoding nose resistant to fluoxetine protein 6-like isoform X2, which produces MFDHIPTQLAFNSPLWMQVFFSISGFLTAYFTLIYAEKKSLTVGKCVLSFINRFIRLTPVAMLGIWFTIAYPRLGVGPQWQLLVARESHDCTERWWYHLLYVHNHLTLGKFCMGHTWYLAVDMQLHILGSVLLLVFLRWRKSIAPVILALVSSSIVATGLIAYFYDLSPIITAQTPEIVSNMFRGSELMTKLYLPVWTNLCGYLFGFAVAFIYHSNQVKGVKLNEVKWFNLVFHATLTLALCVTLAGVAFLSDTKPPRWAAILYSSFDRVLVALCFNIFLLGCFSNCKSVLRDALSWRGFHVLGRLSYSVFIVHFIIMRMTVASNTQIGHISFYTMISLLIVSSVLSYVVAIPVYLLVEMPFIQLWKAIVGEDKKKGDEDYNQNQAAPTKLNIVRVRSKRTDTNEV; this is translated from the exons ATGTTCGACCACATCCCTACTCAGCTGGCCTTCAACTCGCCGCTATGGATGCAGGTGTTCTTCTCCATCTCAGGCTTCCTCACCGCATACTTCACGCTTATCTACGCGGAGAAGAAATCGCTTACTGTCGGCAAATGCGTGCTCTCTTTCATCAATCGGTTTATAAG GTTAACGCCAGTAGCGATGTTGGGCATATGGTTCACTATCGCGTACCCACGGCTGGGCGTTGGGCCCCAGTGGCAGCTGCTGGTGGCGCGAGAGTCGCACGACTGCACCGAGCGCTGGTGGTACCACCTGTTGTACGTGCACAACCATCTCACGCTGGGCAAGTTCTGCATGGGCCACACGTG GTATCTGGCAGTAGACATGCAGCTACATATCCTGGGCTCGGTTCTGCTGCTGGTGTTCCTGCGCTGGAGGAAGAGCATAGCGCCAGTGATCTTAGCGCTGGTTTCCAGCTCCATCGTCGCCACCGGCCTGATTGCGTACTTTTACGACCTCTCGCCTATCATTACAGCACAGACTCCTGA AATCGTCAGCAACATGTTCCGGGGCTCGGAGCTGATGACGAAGCTTTACTTGCCGGTGTGGACCAACTTGTGTGGCTACCTGTTCGGCTTCGCTGTAGCCTTCATCTACCACAGCAACCAGGTCAAAGGCGTCAAACTCAACGAAGTCAAG TGGTTCAACCTCGTGTTCCACGCAACACTAACGCTGGCCCTCTGCGTGACTCTGGCGGGCGTGGCGTTCCTCTCAGACACCAAGCCTCCGCGCTGGGCGGCCATCCTCTACAGCTCCTTCGACCGCGTGCTCGTCGCGCTGTGCTTTAACATCTTCCTGCTGGGATGCTTCAGCAATTGCAAAT CTGTACTCCGCGACGCACTATCCTGGCGAGGCTTCCACGTGCTGGGGCGGCTCTCGTACTCCGTGTTCATCGTACACTTCATCATCATGCGCATGACTGTCGCCAGTAACACGCAGATCGGACACATCTCCTTCTATACCATG ATCTCTTTATTAATAGTCAGTTCAGTCCTCTCCTACGTCGTCGCCATACCAGTCTACCTCCTTGTAGAGATGCCCTTCATCCAACTCTGGAAAGCTATCGTTGGTGAAGATAAGAAGAAGGGAGATGAAGATTATAATCAGAATCAGGCAGCTCCGACCAAGTTGAATATTGTTAGAGTTAGAAGTAAAAGAACTGATACCAATGAAGTTTAA